CATGACTTACGTCGTCACCGATAACTGCATCATGTGCAAATACACCGATTGTGTCGAGGTATGTCCCGTCGACTGTTTCTACGAGGGCGAGAACACGCTGGTCATCCACCCTGACGAATGCATCGACTGCGGGGTCTGCGAACCGGAATGCCCGGCCGACGCCATCCGTCCCGATACCGAGCCGGATATGGAGACCTGGGTCGAGTTCAACCGCAAATATGCCGAACTCTGGCCGGTCATCACCCGCAAGAAAGACCCGATGCCCGGCTATGAGGAGATGGACGGCCAACCCGGCAAGCTCGAGAAATATTTCTCGGAAGCGCCCGGCGAGGGGGATTGAGCCCGCGCCCGGCCGGTCATGCTGCGCTGCGGCGACTGTGGTCCACGGGCACCAATCGTCCTATTTGTCTGCAAGGACGTAGCGTAAGGCAGCGGGAATCGTTAGACGGCGCTTTGTGAGCAGGGATGAGCGATTCGTCCCTGGTCACGCATCGGTTCTGCCGGTGAAGGGTTGCGAGTTCCTGATTTCACGATGGTTTTTCACAGACGGCGGAACCGATGCCGCTTTGCAGCGAGGCTTTGAATCGCGGCGGGTTTTGTGATATGATGGCGACATATCGCGCCGATCAGGCCGCCTTGGTGGCTTGGTCGGCGTTGCTGCCTGTTCTGTCCGCAATCCGGCCAGATCCGCGAAAACGATGAATTGGCCCGTAAGGGGGGATCGTCCCGCCTTGGGGTTTTTTGTGCCGCAGCGCGGCGCAACTGCGAAGGAAGCCCAATGTCGAAAGTCAAGAAGACCGAGTTCCGTCCCGATGATTTCGTGGTCTATCCGACCCATGGCGTGGGACGCATCGTCTCGATCGAAGAGCAGGAGGTCGCCGGGCTGCGCCTCGAGATGTTCGTGATTTCGTTCGAAAAGGACAAGATGACCCTGCGCGTGCCGACCGCCCGCGCCTCCGAGATCGGCATGCGCGGCCTCTCGACTCCGGACCTGGTCGAGCGCGCGCTGGACACGCTGAAGGGCAAGGCCCGCGTCAAGCGCCAGATGTGGTCGCGCCGCGCCGTGGAATACGAGGCCAAGATCAACTCCGGCGACCTGATCTCCATTGCCGAGGTGGTGCGCGACCTGCACCGCAGCGACGACCAGCGCGAGCAGTCCTATTCCGAGCGTCAGCTCTATGAATCGGCTCTGGACCGGCTGACCCGCGAAGTCGCCGCCGTGGCCGGCATGGACGAGGCCGGCGCGCAGAAGAAGGTCGAGACGGTGCTGACCGCCCGCGCGGCCTGATCCGGCACGACAAGATCTGCTGGGCGCCCTTTGCGGCGCCCTTTTTCATGCCCGCATGATCGCCTCGACCTCGGCCCCCGGCAGGGCGTCCCGGGCATAGGTGAAGGTGCCGAAGTCGCGCACTTCGCGCGCCGCCCGCATCAGCCCGCCAAGCGCCGCCCGCGCGAAAGAGCCGCCGACGCTGACCCGGCGCACGCCGGCCTCGGCCAGTTCCGCCAGGCTGTAGCCGGGTCCGCGCAGCCCCATCACCACATTCACCGGCTTGTCGAGCGCGGCGCAGACCCGGCGGATCGCCGCGAGGTCGGGCAGGCCCGGCGCGTAAAGCACATCGGCGCCGGCCTGCGAAAAGGCCTGGAGCCGGCGGATGGTGTCGTCGAGGTCCGGGCGGTCGCAGAGGAAATTCTCGGCCCGCGCGGTCAGCAGGAAGGGCAGGCCGCGCGCTGCCTCGGCCGCCGCCCGCACCCGCGCCACGGCCTCGGCGAAGTCGAAGATCGGCGCGGCAGGATCGCCGGTCGCATCCTCGATCGAGCCGCCGACCAGCCCGGCCGCGGCCGCGCGGCGCATGGTTTCGGCGCAGCCCTCGGGCGTGGCGGCAAAGCCGTTGCCGAGATCGGCCGAGACGGGCAGCGCCGTCGCGGCCACGATCTCGGCCGCATTGGCCAGCACCGCCTCCAGCCCCAGCGCGCCCGGATCGTCGGGCCGGCCCCGCGAGAAGGCCAGGCCCGCGCTGGTCGTCGCCAGCGCCGGAAAGCCCAGGCTCGCCAGCAGCCTGGCCGAGCCCGCATCCCAGGGATTCGGGATGACGAAGGCCCCGGGTTGCGCGTGCAGCGCCTTGAATTGCTGGAACTTTGCTGTCTGATCCGCCATTGCCGCCCCCTTGCCGATCCGCCGCCAGTCTAGCGGATCGGAACGGAAAGGGAACGGCGTTTGGGTCAGGCCAGCGCCGCCAGGATGCGCGCCCAGCTGCGCGCGCCCTTGGCAAAACTTTCCAGATTGTATTTCTCGTTCGGGGAATGGATGCGGTCGTCGTCATGGCCAAAGCCGATCAGCATCGAATCCATGCCGAGGATCGCTTTGAAATCCCCCGCGATGGGGATCGAGCCGCCGGCGCCGATATAGGCGGCCTCGCGGCCCCATTCCTGCGACAGCGCCTGCTTCGCCGCCGCGAAGGCCGGGTCGCGGATGTCCATGCGGCTGGCCTGGCTCGCGCCATGGCCGTGGAACGCGACCGTGCAATCGGCGGGGATGGCGGCGCGGACATGGGCGCGGAAGGTCTCGCGGATCGCCTGCGGGTCCTGGGTGCCGGTCAGGCGGAAGCTGACCTTGGCGCGGGCCTCGGCCGGCAGCACGGTCTTGAAGCCCTCGCCGGTATAGCCGCCCGTGATGCCGTTGATCTCGAAGGTCGGGCGGTTCCAGACCATCTCGAGCCCGGTGCGGCCGGTCTCGCCGATGGGCAGGCGCAATCCGACGCGGGACAGGAAGTCGCCGGCATCGAAGGCCAGGGCGTCCCAGTCGGCCGCGAGCTCGTCGCTGAGCTCCTCGACGCCGTCGTAGAAGCCGGGCAGGGTGATGCGGCCCTCGGCATCCTTGATCGTCGCCAGCACATCGACCAGCAGCTGGATCGGATTCGCGGCGAGGCCGCCGAAGCTGCCCGAATGCAGGTCGCGGTCGGCGGCGCGGATCACGATCTCCTCGCCCAGCAATCCGCGCAGCTGGGTGGTGATCGCCGGGCGGCCGTCGGAATACATGCTGGTGTCGCAGATCATGGCGATGCCGGCGCGCAGCTCGTCCGCATTCTCGCGCAGGAACGGCTGCAGGCTGGGCGAGCCGGATTCCTCCTCGCCTTCGAAGAGCAGCACCAGGTCCGAGGGCAGGG
This portion of the Paracoccus sp. N5 genome encodes:
- a CDS encoding isocitrate lyase/phosphoenolpyruvate mutase family protein; its protein translation is MADQTAKFQQFKALHAQPGAFVIPNPWDAGSARLLASLGFPALATTSAGLAFSRGRPDDPGALGLEAVLANAAEIVAATALPVSADLGNGFAATPEGCAETMRRAAAAGLVGGSIEDATGDPAAPIFDFAEAVARVRAAAEAARGLPFLLTARAENFLCDRPDLDDTIRRLQAFSQAGADVLYAPGLPDLAAIRRVCAALDKPVNVVMGLRGPGYSLAELAEAGVRRVSVGGSFARAALGGLMRAAREVRDFGTFTYARDALPGAEVEAIMRA
- a CDS encoding CarD family transcriptional regulator, which codes for MSKVKKTEFRPDDFVVYPTHGVGRIVSIEEQEVAGLRLEMFVISFEKDKMTLRVPTARASEIGMRGLSTPDLVERALDTLKGKARVKRQMWSRRAVEYEAKINSGDLISIAEVVRDLHRSDDQREQSYSERQLYESALDRLTREVAAVAGMDEAGAQKKVETVLTARAA
- a CDS encoding dipeptidase; the protein is MADSTRIDEVLSTLDAELPQALERLKDFLRIPSISTDPAHRGDVRRAAEWLCAELAGLGFEASVRDTPGHPMVVAHSPKGTRRPLLFYGHYDVQPVDPLALWDRPPFEPEVQDTPEGRVIRARGAADDKGQLMTFVEAFRAWKAVHGALPSDLVLLFEGEEESGSPSLQPFLRENADELRAGIAMICDTSMYSDGRPAITTQLRGLLGEEIVIRAADRDLHSGSFGGLAANPIQLLVDVLATIKDAEGRITLPGFYDGVEELSDELAADWDALAFDAGDFLSRVGLRLPIGETGRTGLEMVWNRPTFEINGITGGYTGEGFKTVLPAEARAKVSFRLTGTQDPQAIRETFRAHVRAAIPADCTVAFHGHGASQASRMDIRDPAFAAAKQALSQEWGREAAYIGAGGSIPIAGDFKAILGMDSMLIGFGHDDDRIHSPNEKYNLESFAKGARSWARILAALA
- the fdxA gene encoding ferredoxin FdxA: MTYVVTDNCIMCKYTDCVEVCPVDCFYEGENTLVIHPDECIDCGVCEPECPADAIRPDTEPDMETWVEFNRKYAELWPVITRKKDPMPGYEEMDGQPGKLEKYFSEAPGEGD